Sequence from the Hylaeus volcanicus isolate JK05 chromosome 1, UHH_iyHylVolc1.0_haploid, whole genome shotgun sequence genome:
TGCAGGAACATGAATTATACTGTTACGATTAGTAAATCCACTTAATGATACAATGTAAGAATAATGTATTATACCTTAACAAGCAATTGCTGTGTAAGGAAGCTGTTTCTTAATGCATCACCGATAACGGCAAGTAACGCTCGTAACATCAACTGTAATCTCCTATGGTAGCGCGCGTGGCTAATATTTTTGTCATCTTCTGGCGTAACTTCAGCagaattctgaaaaataaacatacattaaaacaattactcagcttttaaattatattattcataactatcgtttcatttgtacctGAGGACTCTGTCCAGGTAATGTTTGCGTTAACAACCAGTAAATGTGATGAGCCACCCGCGGTGAAAGTAACGCtctttccaataaaaatctCGAAAGATGAGACGATTCGTACGTTTCGTGTTTCAATGCTTGCAATAATTGCGGTAAATAATCTACAAGTTCATCGTTACTCAGCTCCCGAATCCAACCAACTGCCATTTCTCTAACTTTCATGTCCGGAAAGCTATAAAATATCTATGATTATTGAGGTTATTAACATGTATGTAAAGATTCTTAAGAGATAATTACCAAGGTAATAGTAATTGTAACGCTTGAACCGGAGGCAAAGGACTCCAAACTCTAAGGGATGCATGGAGATCAGGCAAGCATGCCCAATCCCAACTATGGGCAGCTAAAAGAACTTTAGGCAACGCTTCAGGCCTGTCATGTAGATAATGACGTTTCTCCcataaaatttctctttcttcgaTAAGTGGTCTatcgatagaaaaaataaatattaatcatgtATTTAAAGACATTCTGATTATTTGAGGTTATGTAAAGATACCTTGAAAATGTATGCTGTTGTGTGATGTCTATCAATAATTGTTGTGTATTTTGATCCAATGAATTAAAGTCGAGAGATTGAACATCATAATCTCTTAATTCTGTAGGAAATAGTACCCTTCCTCCATAATCAGGTAATTCTAACCCAATAATAGGTTGTGTATCCCCATGAGGATGAATTCCGGGCGCTGGAGCCGGACCTAATCTTTTGTCAGCGATTGCTGGCCAAAGAGATAAGAAGAAACTTCCTTGACTCATAACACTGCAATgacggaaaataaatatataaaaaaacatattacaAGGTATATCCTGTTTCTATGAAATAGTTAATTACCCTTCAcaatcaaaaaattgtattgatCCCCAACCTAATTCTTCTTTGTGCATAGTATTCTCTTCAGATGAATTTGATTCGTGTTCAGTAGGTTGTAATGTGCGGCCGTATAAAACTAACACTAATCTAGCTTCCCTTGGAACCTGACATACACTTATTCCATGAAATTCCAACCTTTAATATAAACCATAATTTAGACCCGCAAAATAGATTATAACTCCGAAATAGTCAGCATCAAAATCATTAccatgaattaaataaaattctaggATAAAAATTGGAACTGACGGCCATAGGTTCGGATAAAACTGGATTCCCAACAGGTCTAGTTCCATGAAATATTTGAGCTGCTACAATATAATCATCGTGCTTCCACGATCCTGGCAATCTATGTAATGCGCCAACGCGAACTAATACAGTGTCCAATTCTTCAGATGAAATTAATGTATctattatataaaagtatgGATCAGTTAAACTTTCTCACgacatattatttaacaaaacaatatttaatgttcTTCTTACTTGACGGAAATTCTCCCTTGCTCTTCAATTCAAAATCAACTTTGAAGGCACGACAGTAAGTTTCTACGAGATCCTGAATCGCATCGCGTATCTTGCGACAATGAGAAGTTATCACGTCGGGGAATTTCGTTCGTAACGTGACAACGGAATAGTCACCGTCTTCATGCAGAATTTCAGGTTTCTTGCACTCTATATTCGTCGTGTGAACTTGTGGTAAGAACTTGCAACACGCATTCACGAAATTATCGACCGCTTCtgtaatttcaaatgtttctaTGTTTCCCATTAAAGCACAGACTGCTTTTACCGCTTGAACAACACCGCGGGGTTGTAGTTGCGGTAAGAGACTAGAACTATGATCGGTAGTTGCCAATTGTATTGCAGCAGTTTCAACACGTTCCATTTCATTCTCCACGGtctctgtaatttttataaaaacatatgcaattattcaattaatattttatcaatttttgtacgGCAATATAATGATACGAATTTTCCTACTTCATACCTAGCAATATAAGCAGCGTTTCGTACGAAATAGGTTGTAAAGGTTCATTTGGAAGAATATCTTCCAATTTAAGACATTGATCACGATTATCATCCTGAAGCTATTGAAAAAGTTAGATACGTGACACAAATGATagttgattaaaatatttttacttacaaataAGTACTTACCGTTCGAGCTATACATCTTTTTATTTGTGCTTTAGTCTGAATAGCTAATTCAATgtctttttctaatttaatacaCTGATGTATATATTCGTATTGAGCTAAAGTCGTGTTAGGTGCAAAATATTCTGCCAACCCCCACACTctcaaacaatatttttctatatttactgTATCTTCATCTTCTAAGGAACAAGCAACATTAAGAATGACATGTTCAACGCTACAAtttactgtaaaaaaaatatttatattataaattacattattaaaaatgatttaacaCACttcgtaaatatataaaattttaccgTCACAAGTAAATGAAATGGACGGAGTATTATCATCAGAATCTATTAATTGCGGATGTACAACCAATTTTATACTTGTGCCATTGGGATATAAATTCTCCATCATTGGACTGATCACGTGTCCAATATTTGTACTAGGATCGTTAAATGGAAAATCACCTGTACATACGCATTAACGCAAAGATTAGATGTTGCAAAACATAgtagattaaattttatttattttactaactTCGTACGGACTTCATCATTTCGTGAAAAGCTTTTAAATCACAATCGTGAAGCGATGATCTAGTTTTTCTCACTGTTACGTTTTCATATAAGCGTGTCTTTCGCTTCTGCTGTAAAAATCGATAtgattagaattaaaattattattcgtttgctttcgtattaaaatttgtagtGTAATTACTCTTCGATCTAACGAagttcttcttctttcaatgGTGTTCCAAGCAGACGAATTTCTAGGAGGTAGCGGTGGTGGTGCGGCTGGGGATACAGCTGGAGATTTAGCCGACTTTTCTACAGCAACATACACTGGATCTGAATTAACGCTTTCATTTGTGCTGTACATGTAATCAAATGGATCAAAGGGATCATACATTGATCCATTAATTTGTGATTGTGCCTCTGTTTAAACATAACATATTGCCGTAAGATGCATGGTAACacttcaataaattttatatctctgtaaattttcaatgtaaCATTACCATCTTTTTGTCTTTGTGCGATATCAACCTGATCATCAGTCTTAACAAGTAATGGATCAAATGCTTCGAGTACACTAACTCGAACGTTCGTTTTATCCTCTATATGATCGAAAGAACTCAAATCTATAAGATTATTATTTGGCTTTTTCtctattacttttaatacacTTAGCTGCTCATCATCAGTACCAAATGCTGGCTTTTGAACACCACATCCAGAATGAGTAATACTTGGTCTGTAATTCATAGGTAACGGAGGTatctacaaacaaaattaaaaaaaaagatactattatattttatgtaaagttTGAAGTTCTATTAATGGAAGGGAAGTATAAATGaacatgaaattaatatgtttaaaCTGATAATCacattaaaacatttataacacAATATACCtgcataagaaaataattttttaaatcacaaGAATTCCATGCAGgctgtaataaaatttattcataaaaatattatttgaataaaaaacaaaatatatacacatttaaataataacaaatattattaaaagtataataacaCATATTCTTACTTGTGGTGTTGTATCAGGTACATTACTGTTAATACTACTGGATCTTGACATGATAGGACTAATTTTTGGAGTCCCAGGTGTACAGGGTGCAGTGGAAGATCCAGGACCAGGAGAGAGTGAGTGATATCGAAAGTCTCGAGAGCGATAACTTGCAGAACTACTGCTACGTGAGATTCTTGCCTGCTTCTTTAGTAGAGAGGGATGTGTTTCCCATTTTGGTTCTACCAATAATTTCCTGCTATGCaaccaatattattttttattaataatttaaataaacaatactcTTGTAAACAtcttataattaaaatcttaCGGTAGTGGAGGTGGAGGTGAACAGTAATCAGTTAGATTATCTTGCTTCACTGGACTtgtaaaattgatcaaatCAATAGACTGTTCTTGACTTGTTGTAGCTGATGTAGAATTTCTCCTAGATGGAACTGGTGGTGGTGCTAATATCACAGCATTTTTAGATTGATTGGTATTAAATGTACCAGGCCTTGGTCGACTTCTACACTGAAATCtatactttcatattttagaatttttattatattttagaattatacAATAACTTATATAAATCAAAAAGTTCTGCTGTAGTTTACTTGcacaataattacataataaatgaaacaataatgcaataatattacaaGTGTTTAAACAATATCATTTACGTTTCAACTTGCTGTATACTATCTGCTTCTGACACATTgctatgtattatattatttcttctgTCCACATCATTGTGTGGAATACATGTTTGTTGGATATTACTAAATTCAGAACGTTgcttttgcaatttaaatttttccaagGCAAGACTTTCCAAACTCAATGCTTGCGCATGTTCCAGATCTTCTTGGAATTGACGTTCATAATCAATCACCGCAGATCTTTGAGCACCTGTATTTCTATTGGAGTGTGAcatctataattaaattaaataccagTTAGCTTGTTAAAGGATGACAGAAGCATACAGatgtaaatacaaattcaaGGCTTATGTACAATTAGaacttataaatatattaataaattacgatATGAATTATGATACACGTATACAAAAGAGTCACTTCAgagaaatgtaatataaaaaaaagaaagaagaaaacttaTTTCCATAGACACACTATCATTCTAACCTATATTTGACGTGTGCATGCAAAAATACTAACATGTCCAATTAACAGAACTATgaagcaataattataataaacgcATAACTGAAATTCCTATAAATATCAAATGGCACGAGTTAATCCTGTATTAGTGACGAGTTCTTGAAATTGTCACTGTTACAAGTGAAGTAAAAACTGTCTTCATGTAAGAGTTGTGTTTACACTGATCACAAATCGCAATATCTGTTTGCGTGAATGGAAGGAAATTGTACTATTGCTATAgaatttatcgtttaaaaacCCGCGTTATCAATTTAAAGAGACGGAAGTGTTACATGTCTACGTAAACAGATTCACGGCTCACCGTAGCATTATTTTCAGCGGAATGTTTCACTGTCAAAAATTTCCAAGCAGAGAGACGACACGGTTTCCaaaaaagcactgtcacctaATCAAGGATATGACATTTTCGATCTTAATATTGGCCGTCGCGTATAAACGACCTTACCGTGCGTGCGTATGTTTGTACACGTAGTGAGTATGTACCTACATACAAATCATTCTATGAACATAGAGTGCACTGGACTTGAAGCTGCTGCCACCAATAGACAATGCACAAGCAGAAGCACCAGATGCCTTGTCTGCGAGCTTGTAATCAATACAACAATACGATGTAACGAAAAATCGACAATGACGCGGGGATCATTCTACACGATTTGGACGTTAACTCTTTTTCCGTGTAACGTTCGATCAGCTGTTAATGTGTTCAGCTTGAACGTCGATCCTTATTTGAGTAGAGGTGATTTAATACATGCAATGCGTAGGAATGCTTACAGTTAGGAATACCATTCTTGTGTTAGCAGCGCGAGGTAATAGGCGTGTACAGGATGTTTATTATAACGGCATTTgagatattataataatttgattgaaGGAAGGTGTCGgttaaattaatcattttttggCTCGCAATATGCTGCagtaataattgtaaaaatcaTCTGGGTTAAAGTGTATCacataacatatttatattatttattgatttgcACGAATGacgtataaataaagttaacaCGAAACATTAGAACTACAcactacaaatttattaa
This genomic interval carries:
- the LOC128884168 gene encoding phosphatidylinositol 4-phosphate 3-kinase C2 domain-containing subunit beta isoform X1 yields the protein MSHSNRNTGAQRSAVIDYERQFQEDLEHAQALSLESLALEKFKLQKQRSEFSNIQQTCIPHNDVDRRNNIIHSNVSEADSIQQVETFQCRSRPRPGTFNTNQSKNAVILAPPPVPSRRNSTSATTSQEQSIDLINFTSPVKQDNLTDYCSPPPPLPRKLLVEPKWETHPSLLKKQARISRSSSSASYRSRDFRYHSLSPGPGSSTAPCTPGTPKISPIMSRSSSINSNVPDTTPQPAWNSCDLKNYFLMQIPPLPMNYRPSITHSGCGVQKPAFGTDDEQLSVLKVIEKKPNNNLIDLSSFDHIEDKTNVRVSVLEAFDPLLVKTDDQVDIAQRQKDEAQSQINGSMYDPFDPFDYMYSTNESVNSDPVYVAVEKSAKSPAVSPAAPPPLPPRNSSAWNTIERRRTSLDRRQKRKTRLYENVTVRKTRSSLHDCDLKAFHEMMKSVRSDFPFNDPSTNIGHVISPMMENLYPNGTSIKLVVHPQLIDSDDNTPSISFTCDVNCSVEHVILNVACSLEDEDTVNIEKYCLRVWGLAEYFAPNTTLAQYEYIHQCIKLEKDIELAIQTKAQIKRCIARTLQDDNRDQCLKLEDILPNEPLQPISYETLLILLETVENEMERVETAAIQLATTDHSSSLLPQLQPRGVVQAVKAVCALMGNIETFEITEAVDNFVNACCKFLPQVHTTNIECKKPEILHEDGDYSVVTLRTKFPDVITSHCRKIRDAIQDLVETYCRAFKVDFELKSKGEFPSNTLISSEELDTVLVRVGALHRLPGSWKHDDYIVAAQIFHGTRPVGNPVLSEPMAVSSNFYPRILFNSWLEFHGISVCQVPREARLVLVLYGRTLQPTEHESNSSEENTMHKEELGWGSIQFFDCEGVMSQGSFFLSLWPAIADKRLGPAPAPGIHPHGDTQPIIGLELPDYGGRVLFPTELRDYDVQSLDFNSLDQNTQQLLIDITQQHTFSRPLIEEREILWEKRHYLHDRPEALPKVLLAAHSWDWACLPDLHASLRVWSPLPPVQALQLLLPCFPDMKVREMAVGWIRELSNDELVDYLPQLLQALKHETYESSHLSRFLLERALLSPRVAHHIYWLLTQTLPGQSPQNSAEVTPEDDKNISHARYHRRLQLMLRALLAVIGDALRNSFLTQQLLVKNLHEVAENIKLTKDSMRMDALKVGLQNIHCQLMEDDGTCLPLSPSKQVFGINVQSCSYFPSFTLPLKINFISSDDVICPAIFKVGDDLQQDMLTLQMVRIMDKLWLKEGLDLKMVTFACVPTGHKRGMLEMVTNAETLRKIQVEFGLTGSFKDRPIAEWLAKHNPSELEYERAVENFTASCAGYSVATYILGICDRHNDNIMLKTSGHLFHIDFGKFLGDAQMFGNFKRDRTPFVLTSDMAYVINGGDKPSAKFHHFVDLCCQAFNVVRKHGNLILHLFGLMTSSGIPGVTVDAVSYVQKALLPEQTNPEAAATFARMIESSLKSWFTQFNFFLHNLAQLRFSGDHNDGALLSFIPRTYTMQQEGQLTSVQVHGYQKRYDPEKYYMYILRIQRKGHADPTYLFRSYKEFCEFYQKLCIHFPLAKVASLPSGMSVGRSNIKQVADKRRADIEKFLVSLFKMAPEISQSDLVYTFFHPLLRDQQNADIHLRKVKVGNWWAEKIVRDNVQSGQIKMSLHYTRGTFYVMVHHARGLPKVANGQEPNTYVKVYLKPDPTKKTKRKTKVVKKNCHPSFMEMLEYRMSLDVIKERTLEATIWNHDTLQENEFLGGIRLPLGRLDLTTETIEWFSLGSIR
- the LOC128884168 gene encoding phosphatidylinositol 4-phosphate 3-kinase C2 domain-containing subunit beta isoform X5 yields the protein MSHSNRNTGAQRSAVIDYERQFQEDLEHAQALSLESLALEKFKLQKQRSEFSNIQQTCIPHNDVDRRNNIIHSNVSEADSIQQVETFQCRSRPRPGTFNTNQSKNAVILAPPPVPSRRNSTSATTSQEQSIDLINFTSPVKQDNLTDYCSPPPPLPKLLVEPKWETHPSLLKKQARISRSSSSASYRSRDFRYHSLSPGPGSSTAPCTPGTPKISPIMSRSSSINSNVPDTTPQIPPLPMNYRPSITHSGCGVQKPAFGTDDEQLSVLKVIEKKPNNNLIDLSSFDHIEDKTNVRVSVLEAFDPLLVKTDDQVDIAQRQKDEAQSQINGSMYDPFDPFDYMYSTNESVNSDPVYVAVEKSAKSPAVSPAAPPPLPPRNSSAWNTIERRRTSLDRRKRKTRLYENVTVRKTRSSLHDCDLKAFHEMMKSVRSDFPFNDPSTNIGHVISPMMENLYPNGTSIKLVVHPQLIDSDDNTPSISFTCDVNCSVEHVILNVACSLEDEDTVNIEKYCLRVWGLAEYFAPNTTLAQYEYIHQCIKLEKDIELAIQTKAQIKRCIARTLQDDNRDQCLKLEDILPNEPLQPISYETLLILLETVENEMERVETAAIQLATTDHSSSLLPQLQPRGVVQAVKAVCALMGNIETFEITEAVDNFVNACCKFLPQVHTTNIECKKPEILHEDGDYSVVTLRTKFPDVITSHCRKIRDAIQDLVETYCRAFKVDFELKSKGEFPSNTLISSEELDTVLVRVGALHRLPGSWKHDDYIVAAQIFHGTRPVGNPVLSEPMAVSSNFYPRILFNSWLEFHGISVCQVPREARLVLVLYGRTLQPTEHESNSSEENTMHKEELGWGSIQFFDCEGVMSQGSFFLSLWPAIADKRLGPAPAPGIHPHGDTQPIIGLELPDYGGRVLFPTELRDYDVQSLDFNSLDQNTQQLLIDITQQHTFSRPLIEEREILWEKRHYLHDRPEALPKVLLAAHSWDWACLPDLHASLRVWSPLPPVQALQLLLPCFPDMKVREMAVGWIRELSNDELVDYLPQLLQALKHETYESSHLSRFLLERALLSPRVAHHIYWLLTQTLPGQSPQNSAEVTPEDDKNISHARYHRRLQLMLRALLAVIGDALRNSFLTQQLLVKNLHEVAENIKLTKDSMRMDALKVGLQNIHCQLMEDDGTCLPLSPSKQVFGINVQSCSYFPSFTLPLKINFISSDDVICPAIFKVGDDLQQDMLTLQMVRIMDKLWLKEGLDLKMVTFACVPTGHKRGMLEMVTNAETLRKIQVEFGLTGSFKDRPIAEWLAKHNPSELEYERAVENFTASCAGYSVATYILGICDRHNDNIMLKTSGHLFHIDFGKFLGDAQMFGNFKRDRTPFVLTSDMAYVINGGDKPSAKFHHFVDLCCQAFNVVRKHGNLILHLFGLMTSSGIPGVTVDAVSYVQKALLPEQTNPEAAATFARMIESSLKSWFTQFNFFLHNLAQLRFSGDHNDGALLSFIPRTYTMQQEGQLTSVQVHGYQKRYDPEKYYMYILRIQRKGHADPTYLFRSYKEFCEFYQKLCIHFPLAKVASLPSGMSVGRSNIKQVADKRRADIEKFLVSLFKMAPEISQSDLVYTFFHPLLRDQQNADIHLRKVKVGNWWAEKIVRDNVQSGQIKMSLHYTRGTFYVMVHHARGLPKVANGQEPNTYVKVYLKPDPTKKTKRKTKVVKKNCHPSFMEMLEYRMSLDVIKERTLEATIWNHDTLQENEFLGGIRLPLGRLDLTTETIEWFSLGSIR
- the LOC128884168 gene encoding phosphatidylinositol 4-phosphate 3-kinase C2 domain-containing subunit beta isoform X3 — protein: MSHSNRNTGAQRSAVIDYERQFQEDLEHAQALSLESLALEKFKLQKQRSEFSNIQQTCIPHNDVDRRNNIIHSNVSEADSIQQVETFQCRSRPRPGTFNTNQSKNAVILAPPPVPSRRNSTSATTSQEQSIDLINFTSPVKQDNLTDYCSPPPPLPKLLVEPKWETHPSLLKKQARISRSSSSASYRSRDFRYHSLSPGPGSSTAPCTPGTPKISPIMSRSSSINSNVPDTTPQPAWNSCDLKNYFLMQIPPLPMNYRPSITHSGCGVQKPAFGTDDEQLSVLKVIEKKPNNNLIDLSSFDHIEDKTNVRVSVLEAFDPLLVKTDDQVDIAQRQKDEAQSQINGSMYDPFDPFDYMYSTNESVNSDPVYVAVEKSAKSPAVSPAAPPPLPPRNSSAWNTIERRRTSLDRRQKRKTRLYENVTVRKTRSSLHDCDLKAFHEMMKSVRSDFPFNDPSTNIGHVISPMMENLYPNGTSIKLVVHPQLIDSDDNTPSISFTCDVNCSVEHVILNVACSLEDEDTVNIEKYCLRVWGLAEYFAPNTTLAQYEYIHQCIKLEKDIELAIQTKAQIKRCIARTLQDDNRDQCLKLEDILPNEPLQPISYETLLILLETVENEMERVETAAIQLATTDHSSSLLPQLQPRGVVQAVKAVCALMGNIETFEITEAVDNFVNACCKFLPQVHTTNIECKKPEILHEDGDYSVVTLRTKFPDVITSHCRKIRDAIQDLVETYCRAFKVDFELKSKGEFPSNTLISSEELDTVLVRVGALHRLPGSWKHDDYIVAAQIFHGTRPVGNPVLSEPMAVSSNFYPRILFNSWLEFHGISVCQVPREARLVLVLYGRTLQPTEHESNSSEENTMHKEELGWGSIQFFDCEGVMSQGSFFLSLWPAIADKRLGPAPAPGIHPHGDTQPIIGLELPDYGGRVLFPTELRDYDVQSLDFNSLDQNTQQLLIDITQQHTFSRPLIEEREILWEKRHYLHDRPEALPKVLLAAHSWDWACLPDLHASLRVWSPLPPVQALQLLLPCFPDMKVREMAVGWIRELSNDELVDYLPQLLQALKHETYESSHLSRFLLERALLSPRVAHHIYWLLTQTLPGQSPQNSAEVTPEDDKNISHARYHRRLQLMLRALLAVIGDALRNSFLTQQLLVKNLHEVAENIKLTKDSMRMDALKVGLQNIHCQLMEDDGTCLPLSPSKQVFGINVQSCSYFPSFTLPLKINFISSDDVICPAIFKVGDDLQQDMLTLQMVRIMDKLWLKEGLDLKMVTFACVPTGHKRGMLEMVTNAETLRKIQVEFGLTGSFKDRPIAEWLAKHNPSELEYERAVENFTASCAGYSVATYILGICDRHNDNIMLKTSGHLFHIDFGKFLGDAQMFGNFKRDRTPFVLTSDMAYVINGGDKPSAKFHHFVDLCCQAFNVVRKHGNLILHLFGLMTSSGIPGVTVDAVSYVQKALLPEQTNPEAAATFARMIESSLKSWFTQFNFFLHNLAQLRFSGDHNDGALLSFIPRTYTMQQEGQLTSVQVHGYQKRYDPEKYYMYILRIQRKGHADPTYLFRSYKEFCEFYQKLCIHFPLAKVASLPSGMSVGRSNIKQVADKRRADIEKFLVSLFKMAPEISQSDLVYTFFHPLLRDQQNADIHLRKVKVGNWWAEKIVRDNVQSGQIKMSLHYTRGTFYVMVHHARGLPKVANGQEPNTYVKVYLKPDPTKKTKRKTKVVKKNCHPSFMEMLEYRMSLDVIKERTLEATIWNHDTLQENEFLGGIRLPLGRLDLTTETIEWFSLGSIR
- the LOC128884168 gene encoding phosphatidylinositol 4-phosphate 3-kinase C2 domain-containing subunit beta isoform X4 — protein: MSHSNRNTGAQRSAVIDYERQFQEDLEHAQALSLESLALEKFKLQKQRSEFSNIQQTCIPHNDVDRRNNIIHSNVSEADSIQQVETFQCRSRPRPGTFNTNQSKNAVILAPPPVPSRRNSTSATTSQEQSIDLINFTSPVKQDNLTDYCSPPPPLPRKLLVEPKWETHPSLLKKQARISRSSSSASYRSRDFRYHSLSPGPGSSTAPCTPGTPKISPIMSRSSSINSNVPDTTPQIPPLPMNYRPSITHSGCGVQKPAFGTDDEQLSVLKVIEKKPNNNLIDLSSFDHIEDKTNVRVSVLEAFDPLLVKTDDQVDIAQRQKDEAQSQINGSMYDPFDPFDYMYSTNESVNSDPVYVAVEKSAKSPAVSPAAPPPLPPRNSSAWNTIERRRTSLDRRQKRKTRLYENVTVRKTRSSLHDCDLKAFHEMMKSVRSDFPFNDPSTNIGHVISPMMENLYPNGTSIKLVVHPQLIDSDDNTPSISFTCDVNCSVEHVILNVACSLEDEDTVNIEKYCLRVWGLAEYFAPNTTLAQYEYIHQCIKLEKDIELAIQTKAQIKRCIARTLQDDNRDQCLKLEDILPNEPLQPISYETLLILLETVENEMERVETAAIQLATTDHSSSLLPQLQPRGVVQAVKAVCALMGNIETFEITEAVDNFVNACCKFLPQVHTTNIECKKPEILHEDGDYSVVTLRTKFPDVITSHCRKIRDAIQDLVETYCRAFKVDFELKSKGEFPSNTLISSEELDTVLVRVGALHRLPGSWKHDDYIVAAQIFHGTRPVGNPVLSEPMAVSSNFYPRILFNSWLEFHGISVCQVPREARLVLVLYGRTLQPTEHESNSSEENTMHKEELGWGSIQFFDCEGVMSQGSFFLSLWPAIADKRLGPAPAPGIHPHGDTQPIIGLELPDYGGRVLFPTELRDYDVQSLDFNSLDQNTQQLLIDITQQHTFSRPLIEEREILWEKRHYLHDRPEALPKVLLAAHSWDWACLPDLHASLRVWSPLPPVQALQLLLPCFPDMKVREMAVGWIRELSNDELVDYLPQLLQALKHETYESSHLSRFLLERALLSPRVAHHIYWLLTQTLPGQSPQNSAEVTPEDDKNISHARYHRRLQLMLRALLAVIGDALRNSFLTQQLLVKNLHEVAENIKLTKDSMRMDALKVGLQNIHCQLMEDDGTCLPLSPSKQVFGINVQSCSYFPSFTLPLKINFISSDDVICPAIFKVGDDLQQDMLTLQMVRIMDKLWLKEGLDLKMVTFACVPTGHKRGMLEMVTNAETLRKIQVEFGLTGSFKDRPIAEWLAKHNPSELEYERAVENFTASCAGYSVATYILGICDRHNDNIMLKTSGHLFHIDFGKFLGDAQMFGNFKRDRTPFVLTSDMAYVINGGDKPSAKFHHFVDLCCQAFNVVRKHGNLILHLFGLMTSSGIPGVTVDAVSYVQKALLPEQTNPEAAATFARMIESSLKSWFTQFNFFLHNLAQLRFSGDHNDGALLSFIPRTYTMQQEGQLTSVQVHGYQKRYDPEKYYMYILRIQRKGHADPTYLFRSYKEFCEFYQKLCIHFPLAKVASLPSGMSVGRSNIKQVADKRRADIEKFLVSLFKMAPEISQSDLVYTFFHPLLRDQQNADIHLRKVKVGNWWAEKIVRDNVQSGQIKMSLHYTRGTFYVMVHHARGLPKVANGQEPNTYVKVYLKPDPTKKTKRKTKVVKKNCHPSFMEMLEYRMSLDVIKERTLEATIWNHDTLQENEFLGGIRLPLGRLDLTTETIEWFSLGSIR